ATGATAAACACATAAAAGGGCAAGGTGCGATTTCACAGAATGAACTGGCGCAGATCATCGAATACTACCAGCGGCATCATCAGATTCTACCTGCCCTCGAATGGCTCGAAAAAGCAATTCAGAACAACCTCCATGAAAATGAAGTTTGCCTGACATTCGATGATGCCCTGCTCTGTCAGTACGAAGTCGCACTGCCGGTGCTGGAAGCATTTGATTTGAGCGCATTCTGGTTTGTCTATTCTTCGGTCATTACGGGTGGCACTGAAAAGCTGGAAATTTACCGGAAGTTCAGAACATCCTGCTTTGAAGGCATTGATGCTTTTTATGAGGATTTCTTTGGAACTGTCAACACTTCACCATATGCATCCCAGGTGGTGACTGCCTTAAACGAATTCTCCCCTGCAACCTATCTCAGCCAGTTTCCCTTTTACACGGAAGCAGACAGGCGTTTTCGCTTTGTTCGCGATCATGCCCTGGGCGTCGATGCCTACAATCACATCCTGGATCAGATGATCGATGCACAAAACATCGACTTAAATGATTTTTCCAGTGATTTATGGATGAATGACCGGCAGGTAATTGCACTGCACGAAAAAAACCACGTTATAGGCCTGCATTCTCATACTCACCCAACTGCGCTGGCAGCCTTACCCGCGAAAGATCAGTGGACAGAATACAAAACCAATTATGACACACTGAATGAGATCTTAAATGCAACACCTGAAACAGTCTCACACCCCTGCAACTCATATAATCACGAAACTATTCAGATACTGCAGGACCTGAAAATCAAAATCGGCTTTCGATCCAATATGGCGGAACCACATTCCTCACTTCTCGAATTCCCCCGGGAAGACCATGCAAATATCATGGGAAAAATTGCAGCATGAAAATCACGGTCTTTACCAGCAATCAACCACGACATATTTCTCTAATCGAATCTCTGGCAGAAATCGCAGATGAAGTTTATGCGGTCCAGGAATGTAATACGATATTCCCCGGACACGTCGCGGATTTTTTCCGTCGATCAGACATCATGCAGGAATATTTCAGCCACGTCTTGCAGGCGGAAAAGTCAATTTTTGGTCATCCCCGCTTTACCCCGAGTAATGTCAAATCGCTCTCAATGAAACTGGGAGATCTAAATCGGCTGGAGTCTCCAACACTGCAGCCCGCTTTGGAAAGTGACTACTACATTGTGTTTGGCAGCAGTTTTATCAAAGCGGAATTATGTGACTTTCTGGTCGAGCATCAAGCGCTGAATATCCACATGGGAGTCTCCCCCTACTACCGCGGCAGCAGCTGCAATTTCTGGGCACTCCAGGAGGGGCACCCCGATTTTGTGGGCGCTACCATCCACCTGCTCTCTAAAGGTCTGGACTCCGGCCCAATGCTGTTTCATGCTTTACCGAAACCGCAGGAATCGGAACCATTCCAACTGGGAATGCTAGCTGTCAAAGCGGCACATGAAGGATTAATCAGCCATTTGAAAACAGGTTCAATTTTTGAATTTACGCCTGTAATTCAGGACAAATCACTGGAAATGAAATACACGCGCAACTCAGATTTCACAGATGAAATCGCGGCTGATTACCTGAAAACAGCCCCAACCCCCGCGGAAGTATTACAGGCGCTGGAAGCCAGAGATCTAAACCAGTTCCTGTATCCTTATCTGGCATGAACGGTTTGTGATTCATCATGATCTGGTCTAAGGGTAATGTGAAAGCGGTTCTTCAGATAGATGCCCGATGACATCAGAAACACGTTTGACTATCTGTGAAAACATTCTGGCCCCTTTTTCTTTACTGGCCAGATCGGGTCGACCTGTTGCACCGGCACTCGTACGTTGGAACATGTCGCGACAGATATAAACACCATCAATGAGGTCTGGTGCATAATCATCGAAATTTTCCACTTTTGCACTTCGTATCAACTCGGGCCTGAGATGCATGATCAGGGAGGTTTCTGCTTCGCAGGCATGCCCGACTGTTTTGCAATCCCCTTCCATGACTGACGCGATTTCTTCCTCTGCAATCGACCAGTAAGAAGCAGCCATCAACTGGCAGTTCGGATAGTCAACTTGCAGTCGTCGCAGTGAAATCTGCATCGGACCGATGTTTCCCCCATGTCCATTCAGAATCATGACACGGCGAAACCCATCCTTCAGCAGTGATTCACAGATTTCGCAGAGCAGCGTCTCATAGTTTTCTACCCGGGAAGTCAATGTGGCTCCCCAGCGGAGATGATGCTGACTGGCCCCCAACCAGAGCGTTGGCAGAAGTACGATTTTTTCTTTAAGTTGTTCCTCGACCTGTTCTGCGACGGCAGTACAGATTATGGCATCGGTACCGGTTGGCAGATGCGGTCCATGCTGTTCGACTGCGGCAATCGGCAGGACGGCCAGGGTCTCCTCGCGGGATATATTTTTCAGTTCAACAGCTGTTGGTCTGCTTTTCAAAAACTGGTCCAATTGTTATGAAGGTTGTTAGCGTCCTTTTGACGAGGAGAACTTTTGATGAACAAGCGAAGAAAACGTCACAACCCCGCCCGATTGAACGGCATTTAAGTTCTATTCACCGTTTTTTTTCGTGAATATTGACGGGCGAACTGTTTTCCCGTCCCTCAGAATAATTCTGCCCACACAGCAAGTCATATGCGTAAAAAAACTTGCCCCGGAGAGCAAGTCAAGAACATCGGATTCATTTTTAGAACTCAGTCCTAACTTCAGTCCCTCAAATACATTCATTTTTTTGTAGTCAATTCAAACGGGATCTGGTTTGCATCACCGGCTTTAACTTCGGCTGTAAGCGTGGACTGATCATTGTATCTGGGGGGAACCAGGTTTTGTCCCGGTTCTTCCGGATTTTTCTCTTTCGAGATTTTCACAGCATGTGCTCCGGGAATTGCCCCCACAGTATTGGCATTATAGAGCAACTTATAGTTTCCATTGTCATCCGTTAATGCAAACGAAGCTCCTCCTTCTTGTGGTTGAAATATGATATTCGCCCCTGCAAGCGGACTTCCATCCATTGTAACGGTCCCTATTACTGTTGTCAGTTCAGGAAGTTGCTCTCCTCCCCCAAAGCACCCTGACATTATGAGGCAAGCAAATAAATAAAAACTGGATTTTCGAACATGTTTGTGCAACAGCCGCATCATCTGAAAACTTTCGCTATTAGAAATGGTAGTTGATAGAATTACATAAGTAATGAGTTGAGTCCGGAATGCAAAATGATCGATCCCTCTGACCAAAGGAACATTACATTAAACCATAGCGTCTTTCCTCATGTTCAACTCGGTCCCAACACCACTAGTGGAGTGTCATTTTTAAAATTTGGGTTGATAGATATCACGAGAGTGCGACAACTGAGCACGTAAACGACACCCCCAACCCTCAATTTGTAGCTTGACAAAGCACTAAAAGATACTGGAGCATAACTGGACACGGACTAGCTTAATGCAAACTTCAATATGCAATCAATTGGATGAATTATTAAAGCGATCCCTGTAATACAGCTTAAAACTCTCCAATTATCTCGCCCCCCCGGGAAGAAATCAGTGCCTGGACAACCGCAGTCATATTTGCATTTTCGCTCAAGAAGCGAACAGCCCCATCTCCGAGTAGAATATGCACACCACCGACATGAAAACTTCCCGCGCCCCATCCATAAACCCGTTGACTATAGGCTGCATTCCGAGGCCGATTGATCCCCTGGCCAGTGGGACGAATAAAATGCGTATGTGTGAATGTATCCCAGAAAGGACCAAAACCAACATAGGTATCAGATCCACTTGTCGTTTTCAGCAGAGGAGTTTCGATCAGAATCACTGTATTGCTGGTTCCATCAGTAATTGAAGAAATTTTTGCAGAACCGTTCAGCCCAAGCACACCTTTCTGACTATATGTATCTCCCTGAAATGAAGTAGATTTATCAGAATCATACTGATTTGCAGCCACACCATAGCTCGTCCGGTGGGCACCGTTTGAATAATAAGTGGAACCGGAATCTGTTCCGATGGGGGTTCCACTATCAGAGGGACAGAGAAAAACAGGTAGATTTGCACCAATTAAATTAAATTGATTCGATGTTGTAGGAGGAGCGGTATGTCCGCAGCTGGAATGCATTGCTGGCCCACTGGGTGTTGACCAGTTGTAAAGGTTGTAGAGAGGTGCCTGATCCAGAAAAGGGAGCAACATCTGGTAACAGGTATGATTCATTATATTATTGGTAGCATAAATTGAGGAGCATTTTGCACTACCGGGGTTTATCGCAGCTGGTGGAAATACTCGATGTGTATCATGGTAATTATGAAATGCCAGTCCCAGTTGCTTCAAGTTATTTTTACAGGTACTGCGACGTGCTGCTTCGCGCGCCTGTTGAACGGCTGGTAACAATAACGCAATCAGGATCGCAATAATGGCGATGACCACTAGTAATTCAATCAAAGTAAATCCGCGTCGCTTTGTAGCACTCTGAAACATCAAGAAAACTCCTAGTATAAAACATTTTTAATAACTTAGGGCATTTGTTAAACACTCAACACAGTCCGCATCTTGGGTAAGAAGAGGGCTGCCTCAGTATTGAAGCACTCCGCGCTATCAAATACAAAGTGATGTAAGACTGTTTGGAATAGAGATTTAAGAAGAGAATTGCTGTTCGAAAATATAATGCGAGCACATTTATTTTCTTAAGTTAACTTATATCACTCTATCAAAACTTAGTACATGAATCAAATGAAACGGTGGAGATTGGCGTGCAAAGCGGACCCACTTTGGGGGAGTTATTGGCGCGTAAAATGGACCCATCGTAGCAAGTTCCTGATACTGGAGGCTTTTGACCTTCAGTTTCGGGGTGAAGGATGCTTACGGTGGACGATTACGGACGTATACGGCGTGCTCATCGCGACGGGATGAGCATCCGGGAAATCGCTCGGACATTTCATCATTCACGGCGAAAGATCCGCGAAGTATTACACGGTGCAGGGCAACCGCAACAATATTCGCAGCGCCAGACTCAGGCGGCTCCCCGACTGGGCCCCTTCCATGAGACCATCCGACAGATTCTCGCCGATGATGAATCGCAACCACCCAAACAGCGGCACACAGCACAACGAATCTTTGAGCGACTGCGGGACGAGCACGGCTATCTCGGCGGTTACGATGCAGTTTGTCGATTCGTGCGGAAGCACCGAACCAATAAACGTGAAACATTCATCCCGCTTGATCACCAACCGGGCCAACGGCTGGAAGCCGACTTCGGCAAGATTTATGTCGATTTTCCCGACGGACGACGACGGGTTTCAGTGTTGATTCTGGTCTGGTCGTATTCCAACGCCCCCTTTGTGATCGCTCTACCGACGGAACGGACCGAAGCGATTCTGGAAGGCATGGTGCAGGCGTTCGAGTATTTTGATCGCGTTCCCAAAGAAGTCTGGTGGGACAACCCGAAAACGGTAGCCGACGCGGTGCTCAGCGGGCGGAGTCGCAAAATCAACCAACGTTATGCAGCCCTGGCAAGTCATTATGTCTTTGAACCACTGTTCTGCCTGCCGGCCAGCGGGAACGAAAAACCGGTCGTTGAGAATCGCGTGAAGACGTTGCAGCGGAAATGGTCGACTCCGGTTCCCAAGATGGAAGATTTCGAGGAACTCAACAACTATCTTCGGCAATGCTGCCTCCAGGAACAGCAGCGTCTCAGTAGTGGTAAGACAGAAACCATCGGCACACGATTGGAACAGGACAAACAAAACGCCGCCGGGTTGCCCAGGCACCGCTTTGATCCGTGCATCCGCCGGGAAGTAAAGGTCAACAAGTATCAGTTCGCCCGGTTTGAGAACGTGGATTACAGCGTGCCGCGACAGTGTGCGTTTCAGACGGTGAGCGTCAAAGGTTACGTTGACCGTGTGGAAATGGTCTTTAAGGGAACTGTGGTGGCAACCCATCAAAGAAGCTATGAGAAAGGGTGTCAGATTCTTAACCCGTTGCATTACCTCGCAGCTTTGGGGCGGCGACCGGCTGCGTTAGATCATTCCAACGTCTACCGTCAGTGGAAGCTACCGCCGGTGTTTGACGAACTTCGCGAACGGCTGGAAAACCGGCATGGCTTATGTGCGGGAGCAAAACAATATGTACGAGTGCTACAGCTATTGTCCGCACATCCAGTCCAGCGCGTCCAGAAAACCATCGAACAGTTGCGTGGCCCCGAAGGAGCGGATGCCGACCGGATCATTCGCCGGGTCAAACGCAGTACCGCGCATGCCCGCAATCAGCCTGATTTCTCTCCGGCAACTCTGAGCAAAGAAGAATTGAGTCGTCCGGAGGTCTTGTCGGTACAGGTTCCCTGTCCGAGCCTGAACCATTTTGATTTGTTTCTTTCTACGTCAACACAAGGAGATCATCGTGCCCCCACAAACAATACAGAAGAAAAACGATCCGAATCTACTGCTGCAGAGCAATCTCAAGCAGTTAAGGTTACCGGCCATGAATGCGGAGTTCGAGAAGTTGGCCCACGAAGCGGCCAACTCAAATCAGACGTTCGAGCAATATCTGCTGCAGTTGACTGAACTGGAAGTGGCGGCACGGTCCACGAATGCGCTGACCAGCCGGATCAAACAGGCTCAGTTCCCAGTGGAAAAAGGGCTGGAAGATTACGACTTCGCGGCCATGAAATCAGTCAACAAACAGAAGGTGTTGGAGCTGGCCCGTGGTGAATGGGTCCGGCAACATACCAATCTCTGTCTGCTTGGTCAGCCGGGAACGGGCAAAACCCATCTGGCGATTGCACTGGGCCTGGCCGCCTGTCGTGAAGGAATCCGAACGAAATTCTTCACCGCTGCGGCACTCGTCAATCAACTGGAAACCGCGCAACAGCAATACAGTCTGGAGCGTCTCCTGAACAGGCTCGACAAGCTCGATCTGCTGATTGTCGACGAGCTGGGTTATCTGTCTTTCAGCCGTGCTGGTGCGGAACTACTGTTCCAGGTGTTTGCTGATCGTTATGAAAGACGAAGTCTGCTGATCACCAGCAACCTCGCCTTCAGCGACTGGGGCCAGATCTTTCAGGGCGAACGGATGACGGCAGCACTTTTGGATCGATTAACGCACCATTGTGAAATATTTGAGATGAATGGTGAAAGCTATCGGTTCAAAGAGTCGATGAAACAAAAGAAGCCACCTCGCAAAAAAGCCTGAGTCGCTTCCACACTTTGGCATACTGACCACCACGTTACCCCACGTGGTTAACCCAACCCCAGGTGGGTCCCATTTCCGCGCCAAAGTGGGTCCGCTTTACACGCCAATCTCCAAAACGGAGCATTTTCCATCGAAGATTCGCTATGAACCAACCTGGAATAGAAGCATTTGATTTATCAAATTACATCAACGGGAGTTGAGAGAATCTTCTACGTTATAAAACAGGAACTGGCAAAACTGCAGTCATTAGAGCGCATTAGCTTAAGCCACAGGGTCTCTCAATCAAATATACTCGGCCCATATGAACCTGGAGACGTTATAGTAAAGCTGGATACAGGTTAGACTATTACCATTTGTCGCCAAAAAGATTTGGACCGAAAAGAATGGTACGAGAATGACTATGCTCGGCAGTAAAGTGATTTGGATATGCCGAAGACGTAAAAAAACCCCTTATCTCAAGGAGACAAGGGGTTTTAAAAATATCCGGCAATAACCTACTTTCGCACTGGTGGGCACTATCATCGGCCCTGAGAGCTTAACTGTCGTGTTCGGAATGGGAACGCGTGTGGCCTCTCAGGTAAAGTCACCGGAATTGACAGAGTCGCCAACCTTGCGGCCGCACTACTCTGCCTGGTGTATTAAAATGGTAAAAGTAACAAGTATTATTTTTAAACTCTAGAGCTTTTGTTCTTAGCGTTTATGATGTAAAAATCAAAACGGCTAAGCATTCGTCCATTAGTACCGGTCAGCTGAAATGATTACTCACCTTACACTTCCGGCCTATCAACCTGGTAGTCTTCCAGGGGACTCAAACGAAACCTAATCTTGGGAGAGGCTTCGCGCTTAGATGCTTTCAGCGCTTATCCTAACCGTACTTAGCTACCCTGCGATGCCACTAGCGTGACAACAGGAACACCAGAGGTACGTCCCTCTAAATCCTCTCGTACTAAAGAGAAAACCCCTCAAGTTTCGTGCGCCCACAGAAGATAGGGACCAACCTGTCTCACGACGGTTTAAACCCAGCTCGCGTACCACTTTAATCGGCGAACAGCCGAACCCTTGGGAGCTTCTTCACCCCCAGGATGTGATGAGCCGACATCGAGGTGCCAAACCACTTCGCCGCTATGGACGCTCGGAAGTGATCAGCCTGTTATCCCCAGAGTACCTTTTATCTGTTGAGCGACGGCCCTTCCATTCGGAACCGCCGGA
The sequence above is a segment of the Gimesia algae genome. Coding sequences within it:
- a CDS encoding carboxypeptidase-like regulatory domain-containing protein, with protein sequence MDGSPLAGANIIFQPQEGGASFALTDDNGNYKLLYNANTVGAIPGAHAVKISKEKNPEEPGQNLVPPRYNDQSTLTAEVKAGDANQIPFELTTKK
- a CDS encoding formyltransferase family protein, which encodes MKITVFTSNQPRHISLIESLAEIADEVYAVQECNTIFPGHVADFFRRSDIMQEYFSHVLQAEKSIFGHPRFTPSNVKSLSMKLGDLNRLESPTLQPALESDYYIVFGSSFIKAELCDFLVEHQALNIHMGVSPYYRGSSCNFWALQEGHPDFVGATIHLLSKGLDSGPMLFHALPKPQESEPFQLGMLAVKAAHEGLISHLKTGSIFEFTPVIQDKSLEMKYTRNSDFTDEIAADYLKTAPTPAEVLQALEARDLNQFLYPYLA
- a CDS encoding DUF1559 domain-containing protein, whose amino-acid sequence is MFQSATKRRGFTLIELLVVIAIIAILIALLLPAVQQAREAARRSTCKNNLKQLGLAFHNYHDTHRVFPPAAINPGSAKCSSIYATNNIMNHTCYQMLLPFLDQAPLYNLYNWSTPSGPAMHSSCGHTAPPTTSNQFNLIGANLPVFLCPSDSGTPIGTDSGSTYYSNGAHRTSYGVAANQYDSDKSTSFQGDTYSQKGVLGLNGSAKISSITDGTSNTVILIETPLLKTTSGSDTYVGFGPFWDTFTHTHFIRPTGQGINRPRNAAYSQRVYGWGAGSFHVGGVHILLGDGAVRFLSENANMTAVVQALISSRGGEIIGEF
- the istA gene encoding IS21 family transposase; protein product: MLTVDDYGRIRRAHRDGMSIREIARTFHHSRRKIREVLHGAGQPQQYSQRQTQAAPRLGPFHETIRQILADDESQPPKQRHTAQRIFERLRDEHGYLGGYDAVCRFVRKHRTNKRETFIPLDHQPGQRLEADFGKIYVDFPDGRRRVSVLILVWSYSNAPFVIALPTERTEAILEGMVQAFEYFDRVPKEVWWDNPKTVADAVLSGRSRKINQRYAALASHYVFEPLFCLPASGNEKPVVENRVKTLQRKWSTPVPKMEDFEELNNYLRQCCLQEQQRLSSGKTETIGTRLEQDKQNAAGLPRHRFDPCIRREVKVNKYQFARFENVDYSVPRQCAFQTVSVKGYVDRVEMVFKGTVVATHQRSYEKGCQILNPLHYLAALGRRPAALDHSNVYRQWKLPPVFDELRERLENRHGLCAGAKQYVRVLQLLSAHPVQRVQKTIEQLRGPEGADADRIIRRVKRSTAHARNQPDFSPATLSKEELSRPEVLSVQVPCPSLNHFDLFLSTSTQGDHRAPTNNTEEKRSESTAAEQSQAVKVTGHECGVREVGPRSGQLKSDVRAISAAVD
- a CDS encoding polysaccharide deacetylase family protein; this encodes MNTKSQCPHGIMFHHFYDDKHIKGQGAISQNELAQIIEYYQRHHQILPALEWLEKAIQNNLHENEVCLTFDDALLCQYEVALPVLEAFDLSAFWFVYSSVITGGTEKLEIYRKFRTSCFEGIDAFYEDFFGTVNTSPYASQVVTALNEFSPATYLSQFPFYTEADRRFRFVRDHALGVDAYNHILDQMIDAQNIDLNDFSSDLWMNDRQVIALHEKNHVIGLHSHTHPTALAALPAKDQWTEYKTNYDTLNEILNATPETVSHPCNSYNHETIQILQDLKIKIGFRSNMAEPHSSLLEFPREDHANIMGKIAA
- a CDS encoding creatininase family protein, producing MKSRPTAVELKNISREETLAVLPIAAVEQHGPHLPTGTDAIICTAVAEQVEEQLKEKIVLLPTLWLGASQHHLRWGATLTSRVENYETLLCEICESLLKDGFRRVMILNGHGGNIGPMQISLRRLQVDYPNCQLMAASYWSIAEEEIASVMEGDCKTVGHACEAETSLIMHLRPELIRSAKVENFDDYAPDLIDGVYICRDMFQRTSAGATGRPDLASKEKGARMFSQIVKRVSDVIGHLSEEPLSHYP
- the istB gene encoding IS21-like element helper ATPase IstB; protein product: MNAEFEKLAHEAANSNQTFEQYLLQLTELEVAARSTNALTSRIKQAQFPVEKGLEDYDFAAMKSVNKQKVLELARGEWVRQHTNLCLLGQPGTGKTHLAIALGLAACREGIRTKFFTAAALVNQLETAQQQYSLERLLNRLDKLDLLIVDELGYLSFSRAGAELLFQVFADRYERRSLLITSNLAFSDWGQIFQGERMTAALLDRLTHHCEIFEMNGESYRFKESMKQKKPPRKKA